A DNA window from Hordeum vulgare subsp. vulgare chromosome 1H, MorexV3_pseudomolecules_assembly, whole genome shotgun sequence contains the following coding sequences:
- the LOC123408505 gene encoding uncharacterized protein LOC123408505 codes for MSIRRMQQPPTHPPTTTHGDGDAGEQQQARVRRWHSPPHPLSPLLWPSRTPNPTASFPPPPPCDGRRHPIQEAPDGGRQCPVAVEGEDVRHLVGRPVRHVGEEKMVAAVASDLVTPEKTEPRPLLRRAALELHRAGRGPAAEVDAGVDALESVERELGVGAGAYRRPVKRRPEFKLPESYEILMRFCASSSTALRAPPGSSA; via the exons ATGTCGATCCGCCGCATGCAACAACCCCCCACCCATCCACCCACCACCACCCATGGAGATGGAGATGCGGGCGAGCAGCAGCAAGCGCGCGTCCGACGGTGGCATTCACCCCCTCACCCTCTCTCCCCGCTCCTATGGCCATCTCGCACGCCGAACCCTACCGCATccttcccccctccccctccctgcgATGGACGCCGCCACCCCATCCAAGAAGCCCCGGACGGTGGCCGCCAGTGCCCGGTCGCCGTGGAAGGTGAAGACGTCCGTCATCTCGTCGGTCGGCCAGTTCGCCACGTCGGAGAAGAGAAGATGGTGGCTGCGGTCGCGTCGGATCTGGTCACGCCAGAGAAGACAGAGCCGCGGCCGCTGCTGCGGAGGGCGGCGCTCGAGCTGCATCGCGCCGGCAGGGGCCCCGCAGCGGAGGTTGATGCCGGGGTGGACGCGCTCGAGTCTGTTGAAAGGGAGCTCGGCGTGGGCGCTGGCGCCTACCGCAGACCCGTCAAGCGTAGGCCCGAGTTCAAGCTGCCGGAGAG CTATGAGATTCTTATGAGATTCTGTGCGAGTTCGTCAACTGCTTTGAGAGCTCCACCCGGCTCCTCCGCATGA